One Candidatus Afararchaeum irisae genomic region harbors:
- a CDS encoding copper resistance protein CopD, translating into MSLIDNVMASLHVIFAAVWIGSALFMAGVVVPAARDGKMSSELASHVADRFSLVSIVGSAVMFVTGGHMAGTMYNFGALLNTVGGNLVLTMVVLWFLVSGFLHMATKKLKDGVDEDRVRTPAKNSLVWYRISAVLGFLLLVNGALLSFVY; encoded by the coding sequence ATGTCGCTCATAGACAACGTAATGGCTTCTCTTCACGTGATATTCGCCGCGGTCTGGATAGGAAGTGCCCTCTTCATGGCGGGGGTCGTCGTACCCGCCGCGCGCGACGGAAAGATGAGCTCCGAACTCGCGTCGCACGTCGCCGACAGGTTCTCTCTCGTCTCGATCGTCGGCTCAGCAGTCATGTTCGTGACAGGTGGACACATGGCTGGCACGATGTATAACTTCGGTGCTCTCCTCAACACAGTCGGCGGCAACCTCGTACTCACGATGGTCGTCCTCTGGTTCCTGGTATCGGGATTCCTACATATGGCGACTAAGAAACTCAAGGACGGAGTCGACGAAGACAGGGTCAGGACGCCGGCTAAGAACAGCTTAGTCTGGTACAGGATCTCGGCGGTTCTCGGCTTCTTACTCCTCGTGAACGGCGCGCTCCTCAGCTTCGTTTACTGA
- a CDS encoding non-histone chromosomal MC1 family protein → MVREDGKRNFALRTDSEETSVFSGNTPRQAALKAARRLDDVHGSEEDAKDNATEIRLREKGTDKVHIYDAWAWEETAPENKPDWMPDEITEANVSKKGIEHLEEV, encoded by the coding sequence ATGGTAAGAGAAGACGGCAAAAGAAACTTCGCGCTAAGAACCGACAGTGAAGAGACGAGCGTTTTCAGCGGAAACACTCCGAGACAGGCTGCGCTGAAGGCGGCGAGAAGACTCGACGACGTCCACGGGTCGGAGGAAGACGCAAAGGACAACGCAACTGAGATACGTCTACGTGAGAAGGGTACCGACAAGGTACACATATATGACGCGTGGGCGTGGGAGGAGACAGCACCCGAGAACAAGCCCGACTGGATGCCCGACGAGATCACAGAGGCGAACGTGAGCAAGAAGGGAATAGAGCACCTCGAAGAAGTCTAG
- a CDS encoding winged helix-turn-helix transcriptional regulator codes for MKSRLLNDKREITRFQILVQIAENQPAISQTEIADSIGITPQAVSDHMHYLVDEGLVENLARGRYTVTKEGADLILSRAEELDDYLEHVTGDVMGEVFVETAVARESIEEGDRVGIEMEEGRMYVSRADGDGSPTAVAVTAAEEGEDIGITEFEGLIEMEPGSVTVLQVPSVEDGGSREVETEVIREETEDAAVVFGLGTEAEVALEKSEVRDYIRYGVEEGVVEACLNGVSAVVCVVEDRTGSLTDRLQSEGIEHRLVKTS; via the coding sequence ATGAAGAGCCGACTTCTCAACGACAAGCGGGAGATAACTAGGTTCCAGATACTCGTTCAGATTGCGGAGAACCAGCCCGCTATAAGTCAGACGGAGATAGCCGACAGCATAGGTATAACTCCACAGGCTGTCTCGGATCACATGCATTACCTCGTCGACGAGGGTCTCGTCGAGAACCTCGCGCGCGGAAGGTACACTGTGACGAAGGAAGGTGCCGACCTCATACTCTCGCGCGCAGAGGAGCTAGACGACTACCTCGAACACGTAACAGGTGACGTAATGGGAGAGGTCTTCGTAGAGACGGCTGTCGCAAGGGAGAGTATAGAAGAGGGCGACAGGGTTGGCATAGAGATGGAGGAGGGAAGGATGTACGTATCACGAGCCGACGGCGACGGATCGCCGACAGCCGTAGCCGTCACAGCAGCCGAGGAGGGCGAGGACATCGGAATAACAGAGTTCGAGGGCCTGATAGAGATGGAGCCGGGTTCGGTGACAGTCCTTCAGGTTCCCTCAGTCGAGGACGGCGGAAGCAGAGAAGTAGAGACCGAAGTGATCAGGGAGGAAACCGAGGACGCCGCCGTCGTCTTCGGACTCGGAACAGAAGCCGAGGTCGCACTCGAGAAGTCAGAGGTCAGAGACTACATTCGGTACGGAGTCGAGGAGGGTGTAGTCGAGGCGTGTCTCAACGGCGTCTCGGCGGTCGTCTGTGTAGTCGAGGACAGGACGGGAAGCCTGACTGACAGGCTCCAGTCAGAAGGTATCGAACACCGCCTCGTAAAGACGTCTTAG
- a CDS encoding cold shock domain-containing protein, with amino-acid sequence MAEGTVKFFHNEKSYGFIEREDGDEDVFFHITEVLGAEIDEDDVVEFEIEEAEEGPRAIDVRRVATSDSE; translated from the coding sequence ATGGCAGAAGGTACTGTAAAATTCTTCCACAACGAGAAGAGTTACGGATTTATAGAGCGTGAGGACGGCGACGAGGACGTGTTTTTCCATATCACAGAGGTTCTAGGTGCCGAGATAGACGAGGATGACGTAGTCGAGTTCGAGATCGAGGAGGCAGAAGAAGGTCCAAGAGCTATCGACGTGAGACGCGTAGCGACGAGCGACAGCGAGTAA
- a CDS encoding bifunctional nuclease family protein, with the protein MRADVIGVDSHDPGDYCVILRVEDDRAVAVPVEARHAQSIRLGLDNTRFGRPLTHDLLIEVLTEMGGAVDSAEIYAYDEERDEFYARLKTESYRGGDRRDEIPYDCDPGDAVGVALKSSAPIRVSEDVVEEAPAPESETGW; encoded by the coding sequence ATGAGAGCCGATGTCATAGGTGTCGACAGCCACGACCCGGGGGACTACTGTGTTATACTCAGAGTCGAAGACGACCGAGCCGTGGCGGTTCCCGTCGAAGCCAGACACGCACAGTCGATCCGTCTCGGTCTCGACAACACGAGGTTCGGAAGACCCCTTACACACGACCTTCTTATCGAGGTTCTGACTGAGATGGGAGGCGCGGTCGACTCCGCCGAGATATACGCCTACGACGAGGAAAGAGACGAGTTCTACGCGCGTCTTAAAACTGAGTCTTACCGTGGCGGCGACCGACGCGACGAGATCCCCTACGACTGCGATCCTGGGGACGCCGTCGGAGTCGCTCTCAAGTCGAGCGCGCCCATACGAGTCTCAGAAGACGTAGTCGAAGAAGCTCCTGCCCCGGAGTCGGAGACGGGATGGTGA